In a genomic window of Bacillota bacterium:
- the dnaJ gene encoding molecular chaperone DnaJ: protein MASRDYYEVLGVDRNASQDEIKKAYRKLARQYHPDLNPNNKEAEEKFKEINEAYEVLSDPEKRAKYDQFGHAFNQAGAGGGFDFGQGEFRDFRDFDPFGVGSIFDMFFGGDIRGGASARRGPQPGNDLQYDLEITLEEAAIGVEKTIEVDRLDGCGNCGGTGAAPGTEPSTCPICNGRGQVGETRSIPFGSFTSLRTCPRCGGEGKIITSPCGVCKGRGRIQKRHKIKVKVPAGVDSGIKVRIAGAGDAGIRGGPRGDLYVYITVAPHEIFQRSGNDVICEVPIHYWQACLGDEIEVPTLDGTAKLKIPEGTQSGSSFRLKGKGIPSLRGFGRGDQFVKVMVVTPTKLSPREKELLRELAALHGKDAQSKGFFHKMRDAWERRAQ, encoded by the coding sequence TTGGCCAGCAGGGATTACTACGAAGTGCTCGGGGTGGATAGGAATGCAAGCCAGGATGAGATAAAAAAGGCTTATCGCAAGCTTGCAAGACAGTATCACCCTGATCTGAACCCGAATAATAAAGAGGCTGAAGAGAAGTTCAAAGAGATCAATGAAGCCTACGAAGTCCTAAGTGATCCTGAGAAGCGGGCCAAGTATGATCAATTTGGTCATGCTTTCAATCAGGCTGGCGCGGGCGGAGGCTTTGATTTTGGCCAAGGTGAATTCCGGGATTTCAGGGATTTTGATCCGTTTGGGGTCGGCAGCATCTTTGATATGTTCTTCGGCGGGGATATCCGCGGGGGCGCATCGGCAAGGCGGGGGCCCCAGCCCGGAAATGACCTGCAATATGACCTTGAGATAACACTGGAAGAAGCTGCAATCGGTGTGGAGAAGACGATAGAGGTGGATCGGCTCGATGGGTGTGGCAATTGCGGCGGCACCGGGGCCGCACCGGGAACAGAGCCATCGACTTGCCCGATATGTAATGGTCGGGGCCAGGTAGGCGAGACCAGGTCTATCCCATTTGGCAGTTTCACAAGCCTCCGCACCTGTCCTCGTTGTGGTGGGGAAGGAAAGATCATCACAAGCCCTTGTGGCGTCTGCAAGGGACGCGGAAGGATTCAGAAACGCCATAAGATCAAGGTGAAGGTTCCAGCCGGCGTTGATTCCGGCATCAAGGTGAGGATTGCAGGAGCAGGAGACGCCGGAATCAGGGGCGGGCCGCGCGGAGATCTGTATGTATATATTACTGTGGCTCCTCACGAGATCTTCCAAAGGTCAGGCAATGATGTGATATGTGAAGTTCCAATCCATTATTGGCAGGCCTGCCTGGGTGATGAGATCGAAGTTCCGACCCTGGATGGAACTGCCAAGCTCAAGATTCCTGAGGGCACCCAATCTGGATCTTCGTTCCGGTTGAAAGGGAAGGGCATCCCAAGTTTACGTGGATTTGGACGGGGAGATCAATTTGTAAAGGTGATGGTAGTTACACCAACGAAGTTGAGCCCGAGGGAGAAGGAGCTTTTACGTGAACTGGCTGCGCTTCATGGGAAGGATGCCCAGAGCAAGGGCTTCTTTCATAAAATGAGGGACGCCTGGGAGCGAAGAGCACAGTGA
- the hemW gene encoding radical SAM family heme chaperone HemW, whose product MGREIDYQTAELNRTGRRVGTVYVGGGTPTCLSVSELCQVLEKIRLAFLEHAGGDGKDHGNGEIEFTVEANPGTVDKVKLREMRALGVNRLSFGVQAFQDRLLVGIGRIHDASQIYEGIRLARREEFANISIDLMYALPGQTMADWKETLKRAIDLDVEHISIYGLMLEEGTGLYHRVKAGEAKLADEDLEVDMYYTAKDLLESAGFEHYELSNFAQPGRRCQHNLIYWRVDPYLGIGAGAHSYMDQKRFNNAYNLEEYHRLILQKGEAVTECRHISRQEEMSDVMILGLRMLDGVDDSAFNERFGTGIMNVFGGAVSRCVESGLARWDGKVLSLTRRGLMLSNEAMREFVLP is encoded by the coding sequence TTGGGTCGGGAAATAGATTACCAGACTGCAGAATTGAATCGAACCGGACGCCGCGTGGGGACGGTATATGTAGGCGGTGGCACTCCTACATGTCTCAGTGTATCGGAATTGTGTCAGGTGCTTGAGAAGATAAGACTCGCTTTCCTGGAACACGCTGGCGGTGATGGGAAAGATCATGGAAATGGGGAAATAGAGTTTACCGTCGAGGCCAACCCTGGTACAGTTGATAAGGTAAAATTAAGGGAGATGAGGGCGCTCGGGGTCAACAGACTGAGCTTCGGCGTCCAGGCATTTCAAGACCGGTTGCTTGTCGGGATCGGTAGGATTCATGATGCTTCCCAGATATATGAGGGGATCCGGCTCGCCAGGAGAGAAGAATTCGCCAACATCAGCATAGACCTGATGTACGCTCTTCCGGGACAGACCATGGCTGATTGGAAAGAAACCTTGAAGAGGGCAATAGATCTTGATGTGGAGCATATCTCTATATATGGGCTAATGCTCGAGGAAGGCACCGGGTTATATCATAGAGTAAAGGCTGGTGAGGCAAAGCTGGCGGACGAGGATCTCGAGGTAGATATGTACTATACGGCAAAGGATTTGCTCGAATCCGCGGGATTCGAGCATTATGAGCTATCGAATTTCGCGCAACCGGGGCGAAGGTGCCAGCATAATCTGATATACTGGCGAGTCGATCCGTATCTGGGCATTGGAGCAGGAGCCCATTCATATATGGATCAAAAAAGGTTTAATAATGCGTATAACCTCGAGGAGTATCATAGACTCATTCTTCAAAAGGGTGAGGCTGTCACGGAATGCAGGCACATCTCACGGCAAGAAGAAATGTCAGATGTGATGATCCTGGGGCTCAGGATGCTAGATGGGGTTGATGATAGCGCCTTCAATGAGCGATTCGGCACAGGGATCATGAATGTCTTTGGGGGTGCTGTATCCAGATGTGTCGAATCTGGACTGGCGAGGTGGGACGGAAAGGTACTATCTCTCACACGACGGGGTTTGATGCTCTCCAATGAAGCCATGCGCGAGTTTGTCCTCCCTTGA
- a CDS encoding chaperonin yields MASKEPREESQVDDRMAALITNSAAVRAVVASVEGTIGPKGLDTMLVDKFGDVVITNDGCTILSRMEANHPAARMLINVAEAQQDEVGDGTTTASILAGALISNGVEQISRGVPVARVIEGIRQGVDSAIEMIKRSSRQVRGLDDHVLRQVALTSARGCQDLADLALQAARLVGEEKLRDPAFRLRDIIMAQEGAASEAFLGVVIDKGRMNKAMPRSKKDVWILILDDAMEPEPIESEALSTEAGFRRYLQLQESFKENLQKIIDLDIGLVVTCRGISEVAEEALVDAGIMAIERVSSREMRALAEHTGARPIKRRSLSRSKEEIRSYLGHAESVSEDERFSYIKILGGAGQPMATILVGAATDEVVGERERIAQDAASSVQAALIHGIVPGGGSIEIAAARALQKLRHTVCGMVGYGLDCVIDALKRPLSQIVTNAGFNALEKVEQAVSSQERLGKDSIGVDCDTGEIVDMAELGIFDPTLVKCYALKAAGEVAEAILRIDKIIRKREEQQSQ; encoded by the coding sequence ATGGCCTCAAAGGAACCTAGAGAAGAATCACAAGTCGATGACCGCATGGCGGCACTCATTACGAACTCTGCCGCTGTAAGAGCTGTAGTAGCTAGTGTCGAAGGGACCATCGGGCCCAAAGGGCTTGATACGATGCTGGTGGATAAGTTCGGAGACGTTGTGATCACAAATGATGGCTGTACCATACTGAGCCGGATGGAGGCCAATCATCCTGCCGCGCGAATGCTTATAAATGTGGCTGAGGCCCAGCAGGACGAGGTCGGGGACGGCACCACCACTGCTAGTATTTTGGCTGGAGCTCTGATCTCCAACGGAGTCGAACAGATCTCGAGAGGGGTTCCGGTAGCCCGCGTCATCGAGGGAATACGCCAGGGGGTTGATTCTGCAATCGAGATGATAAAGAGGAGCTCCAGGCAAGTCCGCGGGCTTGATGACCATGTGCTACGACAGGTGGCACTCACATCGGCTAGAGGATGCCAGGACCTGGCTGACCTTGCGCTGCAGGCAGCGCGTCTCGTGGGAGAGGAAAAACTGAGGGATCCGGCCTTCAGGCTTCGGGATATAATAATGGCCCAGGAGGGAGCCGCAAGCGAGGCCTTCCTGGGGGTCGTGATCGATAAGGGCCGCATGAACAAGGCTATGCCCAGGAGCAAAAAGGATGTCTGGATCCTGATCCTGGATGATGCCATGGAGCCGGAGCCAATTGAGAGCGAGGCCCTTTCCACCGAAGCTGGATTCAGAAGATATCTACAGCTACAGGAAAGTTTCAAAGAAAACCTGCAGAAGATAATTGATCTGGACATCGGATTGGTCGTGACATGCCGGGGGATCTCGGAGGTCGCAGAGGAGGCGCTGGTCGATGCCGGGATCATGGCCATAGAACGGGTATCATCCCGGGAGATGCGAGCTCTTGCGGAGCATACAGGTGCCCGGCCTATAAAGCGCAGGTCTCTCTCAAGATCCAAGGAGGAGATCCGGAGCTATCTCGGGCACGCCGAGAGCGTATCAGAGGATGAAAGATTCTCCTATATCAAGATACTTGGAGGAGCAGGCCAGCCTATGGCTACCATTTTGGTGGGCGCGGCGACCGATGAGGTAGTCGGAGAACGGGAACGTATTGCCCAAGATGCTGCATCTTCTGTGCAGGCTGCTCTAATACATGGCATTGTGCCAGGGGGAGGATCTATAGAGATTGCTGCGGCCCGGGCCCTTCAAAAACTGAGGCATACTGTGTGCGGCATGGTTGGCTATGGTCTGGATTGCGTGATTGATGCTTTAAAGCGCCCTCTCTCCCAAATAGTGACAAATGCCGGCTTTAATGCCCTAGAAAAGGTGGAGCAGGCGGTATCTTCCCAGGAAAGACTTGGCAAAGATTCTATAGGGGTTGATTGTGATACAGGGGAAATAGTTGATATGGCCGAACTCGGCATATTCGACCCCACCTTGGTGAAATGCTATGCGCTCAAGGCAGCGGGCGAGGTTGCCGAAGCCATTTTACGTATAGACAAGATCATCAGGAAAAGAGAGGAACAACAATCTCAGTAG
- a CDS encoding 16S rRNA (uracil(1498)-N(3))-methyltransferase has protein sequence MRRFFVPRDSISGDTAVITGGDVRHLRDVLRLGPGDEILILDGYGNQYVSRIARISQDEVYCAIISASRRTSDPSVNVILVQGLPKSDKMDIIVRAGTELGVSHFHPVITERTVARPDVEAASKKVARLSRIAVEASKQSGRATIPAVHDICNLSEAIRGKHIPPAAADCIWIVPWELEENAGLRQGLRLLECTGDHTTPEVPGTVVCFIGPEGGLTRDEVLMIRDAGGISVSLGPRILRTETAAISVIAAVLYEFGQLGG, from the coding sequence GTGAGGCGTTTTTTCGTCCCGAGGGATTCCATATCTGGCGATACCGCTGTCATCACTGGCGGTGATGTCAGGCATCTAAGAGATGTGTTGAGACTTGGTCCTGGCGACGAGATCTTGATTCTCGATGGATATGGTAACCAGTATGTTTCCCGGATTGCCCGGATTTCACAGGATGAAGTCTATTGTGCCATCATTTCGGCCAGCAGAAGGACAAGCGATCCCAGTGTCAATGTAATACTTGTTCAGGGCCTTCCAAAGAGTGATAAGATGGACATCATTGTCCGGGCTGGAACGGAGTTGGGCGTGTCCCATTTTCATCCGGTAATTACAGAGAGAACCGTGGCAAGGCCGGATGTGGAGGCCGCATCCAAAAAGGTCGCCCGTCTCAGCAGAATAGCTGTTGAGGCCTCCAAACAATCAGGCAGAGCCACGATTCCTGCTGTACATGATATATGCAATTTGAGTGAGGCTATTCGCGGGAAACATATACCGCCCGCCGCCGCGGATTGTATATGGATAGTACCCTGGGAGCTTGAGGAAAATGCGGGATTGAGACAAGGGCTCAGATTGCTTGAGTGTACAGGGGATCATACGACCCCTGAAGTGCCTGGTACAGTTGTATGTTTTATCGGCCCTGAAGGCGGACTTACAAGAGATGAGGTGCTGATGATAAGGGATGCGGGAGGGATCTCCGTAAGCCTGGGCCCGAGGATCCTGAGAACCGAAACAGCGGCCATCTCCGTGATTGCAGCTGTTCTTTATGAATTCGGCCAACTTGGTGGGTGA
- a CDS encoding nucleotide exchange factor GrpE: MEDQERTVSSGEPDKELNGGEGGEAAGECETKEVPASKVDSIEARIASLEARLAEETKQKEYYLAGWQRTQADFENYKKRIAQERKEFERGVTDSVLRSFLPLLDNLDAAFAFVKEDKSDDPVFQGIGIIKKQVAQFLEREGMTPIEALGKPYDPKVHEALQQVIDNEVEEGTVVREVRKGYMYGDRVLRPSLVIVSKKSEENTGGKAANENEADAPSESQDRPQ; encoded by the coding sequence GTGGAGGATCAAGAAAGGACCGTGTCATCGGGTGAACCGGATAAAGAGTTGAATGGTGGCGAAGGAGGGGAAGCGGCCGGCGAGTGCGAGACGAAAGAGGTCCCTGCCAGTAAGGTTGATTCGATTGAGGCACGGATTGCTTCCCTTGAGGCGCGGCTTGCAGAGGAAACAAAACAAAAGGAATATTATCTGGCCGGCTGGCAGCGCACACAAGCTGATTTTGAGAACTATAAGAAGAGGATTGCGCAGGAACGGAAAGAGTTTGAGAGAGGCGTTACTGATAGTGTTTTGAGGAGCTTTTTGCCCCTTTTGGACAACCTCGATGCCGCCTTTGCCTTCGTTAAGGAAGATAAAAGCGATGATCCGGTTTTTCAAGGGATCGGGATCATAAAGAAACAGGTGGCCCAGTTTCTCGAAAGGGAAGGCATGACCCCGATCGAAGCCCTGGGGAAACCCTATGATCCAAAGGTTCATGAGGCATTGCAGCAGGTTATCGATAATGAGGTCGAGGAAGGAACTGTCGTCCGGGAAGTTCGCAAAGGGTACATGTACGGTGATAGGGTTCTGAGGCCGTCCCTGGTCATCGTATCCAAGAAGTCTGAAGAAAATACGGGTGGAAAGGCGGCTAATGAGAATGAGGCCGACGCACCCAGTGAGAGTCAGGATAGACCTCAGTAA
- the dnaK gene encoding molecular chaperone DnaK, with product MGKVVGIDLGTTNSVIAVMEGGEPRVIPNAEGSRLTPSVVAFTKTGERMVGQLAKRQAITNPERTVISIKRRMGTDYRVKIDDKEYTPQEISAMILRKLKEDAEAFLGEKIEKAVITCPAYFTDSQRQATKDAGRIAGLEVLRIINEPTAASLAYGLDKSGDHTILVFDLGGGTFDVSILEIGDGVFHVKATNGNNLLGGDDFDRKITEYLCQEFYKRTGVDLKRDRVAMQRLTEAAEKAKIELSTLFTTTINLPFISVDSSGQPLHLDETLTRAKFEELTRDLVEKTMGPTKQALADAGLEPKDIDKVILVGGSTRIPAVQEAIKRLMGKEPHKGVNPDECVAIGAAIQAGVLTGEVRDLLLLDVTPLSLGIETLGGVFTKIIDRNTTIPVTKKQIFSTAADNQTSVEIHVLQGERPMAADNVTLGRFQLTGIPPAPRGVPQIEVAFDIDANGIVNVSAKDLGTGKEQKITISSPSGVSKEDIERMVKEAEMHAEEDKKRREEAELINSADSLIYSVDKTLKDLGDKIPQDRRDRIQKAEADLKTALQEKNAARIRQRMEELTKALHEATSAIYGQAAGGPGAGTGGHGAQDQEKRSASGSRDDVVDGDYREVNDDKRS from the coding sequence ATGGGGAAAGTGGTTGGCATTGACCTTGGTACCACAAACTCTGTTATTGCCGTGATGGAAGGCGGGGAACCCCGCGTCATACCTAATGCTGAGGGTAGCCGACTCACCCCGTCGGTAGTGGCTTTTACAAAGACGGGTGAAAGAATGGTGGGGCAGCTTGCCAAGAGGCAGGCTATTACCAATCCAGAGCGTACGGTGATCTCCATAAAGAGAAGGATGGGAACAGATTACCGTGTCAAAATCGATGACAAGGAGTACACCCCCCAGGAGATCTCGGCGATGATCCTCAGGAAGCTCAAGGAAGACGCCGAGGCTTTTCTAGGAGAAAAAATCGAAAAGGCTGTGATTACATGCCCTGCCTACTTCACAGATAGCCAGAGGCAGGCCACCAAAGATGCCGGCAGGATCGCAGGGTTGGAGGTCTTGAGAATAATCAATGAGCCTACCGCGGCATCTCTTGCCTATGGGCTTGATAAATCTGGCGACCACACCATCCTGGTTTTCGATCTTGGCGGAGGCACCTTCGATGTTTCCATTCTGGAGATTGGCGATGGAGTTTTTCATGTTAAGGCTACAAACGGGAATAATCTTTTGGGAGGAGACGATTTCGACAGGAAGATAACGGAATACCTGTGTCAGGAATTCTACAAGCGTACAGGGGTTGATTTGAAGCGAGACAGGGTCGCCATGCAAAGGCTCACGGAAGCGGCTGAAAAGGCAAAAATAGAATTGTCTACGCTGTTTACCACTACGATTAACTTGCCATTTATCTCTGTGGACTCCTCGGGTCAGCCACTGCATCTAGATGAGACCCTTACGCGAGCGAAATTCGAGGAGCTTACTCGTGATCTAGTGGAGAAGACCATGGGTCCGACAAAGCAGGCCCTGGCCGATGCAGGCCTCGAGCCCAAGGATATTGACAAAGTCATACTTGTGGGAGGCTCGACTCGTATTCCTGCAGTCCAGGAGGCCATAAAGCGACTTATGGGCAAGGAGCCGCACAAGGGGGTCAATCCTGATGAATGCGTGGCCATTGGCGCTGCAATCCAGGCAGGTGTCCTGACAGGCGAGGTGCGGGATCTCTTGCTGCTAGACGTAACTCCCCTATCCCTTGGGATCGAGACCCTGGGCGGAGTATTCACGAAGATCATCGACCGGAATACAACGATCCCTGTTACCAAGAAACAGATCTTTTCTACTGCTGCCGATAACCAGACATCTGTGGAGATTCATGTCCTCCAGGGTGAGCGCCCGATGGCCGCAGATAATGTCACGCTCGGCAGGTTCCAGTTGACCGGGATACCGCCCGCTCCCAGGGGAGTCCCTCAAATCGAGGTGGCGTTCGATATCGACGCCAATGGCATTGTCAATGTATCGGCCAAGGACCTCGGAACCGGGAAAGAGCAAAAGATAACAATAAGCTCTCCGTCGGGGGTATCTAAAGAGGACATCGAGCGTATGGTCAAAGAAGCGGAAATGCATGCAGAGGAGGACAAGAAGCGCCGTGAGGAGGCGGAGCTCATAAATTCGGCAGATAGCCTGATCTATAGCGTTGATAAGACACTCAAGGATCTGGGCGATAAGATTCCTCAGGATCGGCGTGACAGGATACAGAAAGCTGAAGCCGATTTAAAGACGGCTCTACAAGAGAAGAATGCCGCCAGGATTCGCCAGAGAATGGAGGAACTCACCAAGGCTCTACACGAGGCTACCTCAGCCATATATGGGCAGGCGGCAGGCGGGCCCGGCGCCGGGACCGGAGGCCACGGGGCGCAGGATCAGGAGAAACGCTCTGCAAGCGGCTCTCGTGATGATGTGGTGGATGGAGATTACCGCGAAGTCAATGATGATAAGCGGTCGTAA
- a CDS encoding 30S ribosomal protein S21 — translation MAEVRVGKNESLDSALRRFRRQCQRSGILAEFRKHEHYEKPSVRRKKKSEAARKRRYH, via the coding sequence ATGGCAGAAGTTCGGGTCGGCAAGAACGAGTCCCTCGATAGTGCGTTGCGCAGATTCAGACGTCAGTGCCAGAGGTCAGGGATCCTGGCGGAATTCAGAAAACACGAGCATTACGAGAAGCCAAGCGTACGTCGAAAGAAGAAATCAGAGGCCGCCAGGAAGCGCAGATATCATTAG
- the hrcA gene encoding heat-inducible transcription repressor HrcA — protein sequence MNERKKLILQAVVDDYISTADPVGSRSIARKYNLGISPATIRNEMADLEEEGYLCQVHTSSGRIPSDTGYRFYVDVIMEAKPLSPDERRKVLQELAHRQGQIEATVQHTARILASLTNQAVVVISPRFGESVIRRIDLIPMSEDSLLVIMITEPGFVNTRIVQLSGTISPQEIVGITHYLNERLNGKAVKDLRSTLLNEIEWELRRYKYLAQEAIELLLKALDDKGTERVFREGTVNMLAQPEFQDISKVKGLLSILEEDDLMFDILTGINPSGGVEILIGHENAIEELHECSIVSASYEVGGHMAGIIGILGPTRMDYSRIVNLVGFVADSLSGALAKSRR from the coding sequence ATGAATGAGAGGAAAAAGCTCATACTTCAGGCGGTTGTCGACGATTATATATCAACAGCCGATCCTGTGGGCTCGAGGAGTATTGCCAGGAAGTACAATCTTGGTATAAGTCCAGCCACCATAAGGAATGAGATGGCCGATCTGGAGGAAGAGGGCTATCTTTGCCAGGTCCACACCTCCAGTGGACGTATCCCTTCTGACACGGGTTACAGGTTTTATGTGGACGTCATAATGGAGGCAAAACCGCTCTCACCTGACGAGAGACGAAAAGTCTTGCAGGAGCTCGCTCATAGACAGGGGCAGATTGAGGCCACTGTCCAGCATACTGCAAGGATTCTGGCGAGTCTCACCAATCAGGCTGTGGTGGTCATCTCGCCGAGATTCGGAGAGAGCGTCATAAGGCGCATAGATCTCATTCCCATGTCTGAAGATAGCCTCCTGGTGATCATGATAACGGAGCCGGGATTTGTGAATACGCGGATAGTTCAGCTGTCTGGAACCATCTCTCCCCAGGAGATCGTCGGCATAACTCATTATCTCAATGAACGGCTCAATGGTAAGGCTGTAAAGGATTTGAGGTCCACTTTACTTAACGAGATCGAATGGGAACTGAGAAGATATAAATACCTGGCGCAGGAGGCCATCGAGCTCTTGCTCAAGGCCCTTGATGACAAGGGAACAGAGCGAGTCTTCCGGGAAGGCACTGTAAATATGCTGGCGCAGCCAGAATTTCAGGATATATCCAAGGTAAAGGGATTGCTTAGCATCCTTGAGGAAGATGATCTCATGTTCGACATATTAACGGGAATCAACCCGTCTGGTGGGGTTGAGATCCTGATCGGACATGAGAATGCTATAGAAGAGCTTCATGAATGCTCCATCGTGAGTGCTTCCTATGAAGTAGGGGGCCATATGGCCGGCATCATTGGAATTCTCGGACCAACCAGAATGGATTACTCCAGGATCGTGAACCTTGTAGGATTCGTAGCTGATAGTCTGAGTGGCGCGCTGGCAAAGTCACGCCGGTGA
- the mtaB gene encoding tRNA (N(6)-L-threonylcarbamoyladenosine(37)-C(2))-methylthiotransferase MtaB produces the protein MEETRTCAFATLGCKVNQYDTEALMAAFRKRGYKIVDFDSRADVYCINTCTVTVTSDHKSRQLVRRARKRNPDAVVVVTGCYAQVAPEEISEIPGVDVIVGTRGRSMIPDLVEKVREEGGPLVAVEPVGDQRAFEETPIDMVARRTRVYVKIQEGCNQFCAYCRVPFARGPLRSRRPGDVIAEVERLLGVGYKEIVLVGIHLGLYGVDLGTADENSGDGKKIDLAAIVERLLALPGEWRLRLSSIEPMDLDQTLIEVLASSPKAARHLHIPLQSGDAEILKLMGRPYSPEDYASLVERIRANIPECAITTDLMVGFPQETEERFERSLQFVRQMEFSRLHVFRYSKRPGTRAATFQGQVDAAVAERRSERARELGRELSLKFHKSMIGKQYGILIEEEGPGQLLQGLTDTYVRVYVPRGGEEIRDFLPVEVIRASSEYVTGRIAKSDASSAIN, from the coding sequence ATGGAGGAAACAAGAACCTGCGCTTTTGCCACTCTCGGATGTAAGGTGAATCAATATGATACCGAGGCACTGATGGCCGCGTTTCGAAAGCGTGGGTATAAAATAGTAGATTTTGACTCAAGGGCGGACGTATATTGTATAAATACATGCACCGTTACCGTCACCAGCGATCATAAATCGCGGCAATTGGTGCGGCGGGCGCGAAAGCGTAACCCCGATGCCGTAGTAGTGGTTACCGGCTGTTATGCTCAGGTCGCGCCGGAGGAGATTTCGGAGATCCCGGGTGTCGATGTGATTGTGGGCACTCGCGGTAGATCTATGATACCAGATCTTGTTGAAAAGGTCCGCGAGGAGGGCGGCCCGCTGGTGGCAGTGGAGCCTGTGGGGGATCAAAGGGCATTTGAAGAGACTCCTATCGATATGGTGGCTAGGCGCACCAGGGTATATGTGAAGATCCAGGAGGGCTGCAATCAGTTCTGCGCATATTGCCGGGTACCCTTCGCGAGAGGCCCTCTCAGGAGTCGGAGACCGGGCGATGTGATTGCGGAGGTTGAAAGGCTGCTAGGGGTTGGTTACAAGGAGATAGTGCTAGTCGGAATTCATCTTGGGCTCTATGGGGTGGACCTTGGTACTGCCGATGAAAACTCCGGGGACGGAAAAAAAATCGATCTTGCCGCCATTGTCGAGAGATTACTGGCGCTCCCGGGAGAATGGCGGCTCAGGCTCAGTTCTATCGAGCCAATGGATCTTGACCAGACTCTTATAGAGGTTCTGGCTTCCTCTCCTAAGGCTGCGCGCCACCTTCACATACCTCTTCAAAGTGGTGATGCTGAAATCCTGAAACTCATGGGGCGACCTTATTCGCCCGAGGATTATGCTTCGCTTGTAGAACGAATACGCGCGAATATACCAGAATGCGCAATTACCACGGATCTCATGGTAGGTTTCCCTCAGGAGACCGAGGAGAGGTTCGAAAGAAGTCTCCAGTTTGTCAGGCAAATGGAATTCAGCCGCCTTCATGTATTCAGGTACTCGAAAAGGCCGGGGACCAGGGCAGCGACTTTCCAAGGACAGGTGGACGCCGCCGTCGCTGAAAGACGCAGCGAGCGAGCGCGGGAATTGGGCCGGGAACTCTCCCTGAAGTTTCATAAAAGCATGATAGGCAAGCAATATGGCATATTAATAGAGGAAGAAGGCCCGGGACAATTATTACAGGGTCTCACCGATACCTATGTGAGGGTTTATGTGCCACGTGGGGGCGAAGAGATTCGCGATTTCCTGCCTGTGGAGGTCATACGAGCGTCAAGTGAGTATGTAACAGGTCGTATCGCAAAATCTGACGCGTCCTCGGCTATCAATTGA